AGGCGGGTATGGCATGCGTTTTCACAAATCAGGAAGGATTAGAGGTGACTCACGGGTCTTTGGCTCAAGATCACGTCTCGTCGGCGCTAATGGAAGAGGCTTTAGCAGTCAGAAGCGCTCTCCTCCACGCGATTGATCTCAACTTCAACTCCATCTGGCTCCGATCAGATTCTCAAGTGCTCGTTGCAGCGTTATCATCGGGACGACATCCGACCGAGCTCTACGGAGTGCTCTCGGACATCGCCACGATCTCCAGTTCGTCTTTTCGCTTCTATCGTTTCACTT
The DNA window shown above is from Brassica oleracea var. oleracea cultivar TO1000 chromosome C3, BOL, whole genome shotgun sequence and carries:
- the LOC106329835 gene encoding uncharacterized protein LOC106329835, whose product is MSGKAGMACVFTNQEGLEVTHGSLAQDHVSSALMEEALAVRSALLHAIDLNFNSIWLRSDSQVLVAALSSGRHPTELYGVLSDIATISSSSFRFYRFTFIKRDFNWLADSYAKVCLHSGRSHCNL